The following coding sequences are from one Nicotiana tabacum cultivar K326 chromosome 1, ASM71507v2, whole genome shotgun sequence window:
- the LOC142164241 gene encoding uncharacterized protein LOC142164241, giving the protein MLKQIQVHIPLIDALKEIPGYAKMMKDLMSRKFNFQDLATVMLTETCSAVVTRPIVEKLSDPGSFTISCTIGNFAFAKALCDLGASINLMPLVIYKRLGIERARPTSMLLQLADRTMKRPSEADDEMLTIEDPLAACLMNLDEPSRKLSGAQLNYTVTEKEMLAVVFAFDKFISYLIGSKACHASAYGGHFGGVRTAAKVLEADFFWPTVFKDAHQWVKAAMNLNLDIEAVGTTRITELHELDDFRYLAFESTRLYKERMKRLHDQNIVERHFSPEDKVLIYNSRLRLFRGKLKSRWSGPFRLVEVFHLGAVEIASEKDSHTFRVNGQRLKLYVGMKEPKAVSEIHLTEPQRSSEP; this is encoded by the exons atgctgaaacaaatccaggtacATATTCCATTGATAGATGCTTTGAAGGAGATTCccggttatgcaaaaatgatgaaggacttgatgtcccgaaaGTTCAATTTCCAAGATTTGGCCACGGTGATGCTGACTGAGACCTGCAGTGCAGTGGTGACGAGACCAATTGTTGAGAAGCTGTCCGATCCAGGGAGTTTCACTATTTCATGTACCATTGGTAATTTTGCTTTCGCCAAAGCActgtgtgatttgggggctagcataaatcttATGCCCTTGGTGATCTATAAGAGGTTGGGTATTGAAAGAGCTAGACCCACttctatgttgttgcagctggctgacaggaCCATGAAAAGACCTTCTG AAGCTGATGATGAGATGCTGACTATTGAGGATCCTTTGGCTGCATgtctgatgaatttagatgag CCCAGTAGAAAGCTGAGTGGAGCCCAGTTGAACTACACTGTGACTGAGAAGGAGATGTTGGCTGTGGTGTTTGCTTTTGACAAATTCATATCGTACCTgattggctctaag gcatgtcatgcaTCGGCGTATGGAGGGCATTTTGGAGGAGTCAGGACAGCTGCGAAAGTTCTAGAAGCCGATTTCTTTTGGCCAACAGTGTTTAAAGATGCGCACCAATGGGTGAAGGCTGCAATGAAT CTGAACCTAGACATTGAAGCTGTGGGCACAACGAGAATCACTGAATTGCATGAGCTTGACGACTTCCGTTATCtggcttttgagagcacaaggttgtacaaggaaagaatgaagagatTGCACGATCAGAACATTGTTGAGCGACATTTCAGCCCTGAGGACAAGGTTTTGATCTATAATTCAAGATTAAGGCTATTCCGGGGTAAGCttaagtcacgatggtctggtCCATTTCGACTGGTCGAAGTATTCCATTTAGGGGCTGTAGAGATTGCCTCAGAGAAAGACTCTCACACGTTTAGAGTTAATGGGCAGAGATTGAAGCTATATGTAGGCATGAAGGAACCAAAGGCAGTGTCAGAGATCCACCTGACGGAACCTCaaaggtcgagcgagccttaa